CGAGGAGAACATGCCGGGGTCCCGCCGGGAGGTCTACAACGCCCGCGAGGAAGGCGTGGATTTCCAGTTCAACCGCCAGCCGGTGGAGATCGTCGGCGACGGCAAGGTCGAGGGCGTCAAGGTCGTGGCGACGCGCCTGGGCGCGCCCGACGAGCGCGGTCGTCGACGCCCGGAGACGGTGCCCGGCAGCGAGGAGATCATCCCCGCCGACCGGGTTATCATGGCCTTCGGCTTCCGCCCCAATCCGCCCGAGTGGTTCGACGATCACGGCATCGGCGTGGACGAGCGGGAGCGGGTCCGCGTCAAGAAAGGAGGCAAGCATCCGTTCCAGACCGATAACCCCAATGTATTTGCCGGTGGCGATATGGTGCGCGGCTCGGACCTGGTGGTCACGGCGGTCTACGAGGGCCGCGAGGCCGCCAAGGGGATCCTCGCCTACATGGGCGTGTAGAGCGATTGTCGTCGATGAGTGAGCTCCACAACGACCGCCTGCTTCGCGCGCTTGCTCGCGAGCCCGTGGACCGGACGCCGGTCTGGATCATGCGCCAGGCCGGGCGCTACCTGCCGGAATATCGGCGCATCCGCGAGGAAGCCGGCAGCTTCATGAACCTCTGCCGCAATCCGGAGCTGGCCTGCGAGGTCACGCTCCAGCCGCTGCGGCGATTCAACCTGGATGCGGCGATCCTGTTCTCCGACATCCTGACCGTGCCCGACGCCATGGGACTCGGCCTTTATTTCGAGCCCGGCGAGGGGCCACGGTTCGAGCGGACGGTCCGCGATGCGGCCAGCGTCGATCGCCTGCCGATCCCGGACGTGGACAGCGAGCTGCGTTACGTCACCGACGCGATCAGCCGGGTACGTCGCGAGCTGCAGGGCAGCGTCCCGCTGATCGGTTTCGCCGGCAGCCCGTGGACGCTCGCGACCTACATGGTCGAGGGCGGCAGCAGCAAGGACTTCCGGCATATCAAGGCACTCGCCTACGACCAGCCCGAGGTCATGGAGCGGCTGCTCGACAAGAC
The Spiribacter vilamensis DNA segment above includes these coding regions:
- the hemE gene encoding uroporphyrinogen decarboxylase codes for the protein MSELHNDRLLRALAREPVDRTPVWIMRQAGRYLPEYRRIREEAGSFMNLCRNPELACEVTLQPLRRFNLDAAILFSDILTVPDAMGLGLYFEPGEGPRFERTVRDAASVDRLPIPDVDSELRYVTDAISRVRRELQGSVPLIGFAGSPWTLATYMVEGGSSKDFRHIKALAYDQPEVMERLLDKTARAVTAYLNAQIEAGAQAVMIFDTWGGSLAHDAYPRFSLRYARQIIDGLIRNREGRRVPVIFFTKGGGIWLETVADSGADALGIDWTLSMDEARQRVGDRVALQGNLDPSILYARPEVIRREVERVLREFGPGSGHIFNLGHGVHPQIPPEHVEAMVDAVRSLSPAWHD